The Ipomoea triloba cultivar NCNSP0323 chromosome 13, ASM357664v1 genomic interval aaaaagaaaaaaaaaagaaattgaagttaaaaaagaaattagagagaaaatattaatttatgaaaattaaaattctaaataaaatttttaaaaaaaaaatctctcccCCACTCATCTTTcaagtaatgttttttttttttttttttttttttttttttttcttttagtttaaAAAGATANNNNNNNNNNNNNNNNNNNNNNNNNNNNNNNNNNNNNNNNNNNNNNNNNNNNNNNNNNNNNNNNNNNNNNNNNNNNNNNNNNNNNNNNNNNNNNNNNNNNNNNNNNNNNNNNNNNNNNNNNNNNNNNNNNNNNNNNNNNNNNNNNNNNNNNNNNNNNNNNNNNNNNNNNNNNNNNNNNNNNNNNNNNNNNNNNNNNNNNNNNNNNNNNNNNNNNNNNNNNNNNNNNNNNNNNNNNNNNNNNNNNNNNNNNNNNNNNNNNNNNNNNNNNNNNNNNNNNNNNNNNNNNNNNNNNNNNNNNNNNNNNNNNNNNNNNNNNNNNNNNNNNNNNNNNNNNNNNNNNNNNNNNNNNNNNNNNNNNNNNNNNNNNNNNNNNNNNNNNNNNNNNNNNNNNNNNNNNNNNNNNNNNNNNNNNNNNNNNNNNNNNNNNNNNNNNNNNNNNNNNNNNNNNNNNNNNNNNNNNNNNNNNNNNNNNNNNNNNNNNNNNNNNNNNNNNNNNNNNNNNNNNNNNNNNNNNNNNNNNNNNNNNNNNNNNNNNNNNNNNNNNNNNNNNNNNNNNNNNNNNNNNNNNNNNNNNNNNNNNNNNNNNNNNNNNNNNNNNNNNNNNNNNNNNNNNNNNNNNNNNNNNNNNNNNNNNNNNNNNNNNNNNNNNNNNNNNNNNNNNNNNNNNNNNNNNNNNNNNNNNNNNNNNNNNNNNNNNNNNNNNNNNNNNNNNNNNNNNNNNNNNNNNNNNNNNtttttttttttttttttttttttttggttttcttttagtttaaaaagatacaattaattaCCTATTCTTGGCTTCTTTCCCACTAGAGGTTACAATAGAACTAAAAATTAGAGCTCATTAAATAACTTATAACctactttttaaaaatctagCACCAAACCGAGTAGGcccgtatatatataatatgaaatttgagaaatgttatcAACAATTCAGTTCCTGTGCAATTGTGCGGTGGCTTTAGGTgtgtaattttcttcttaaggtgcgtaatttgtatgcttaaggtgcgtgagtgttgaaacttaaggtgagtaaatctaaagtttaaggtgcatggttttcattcttaaggtgcgttgttttccttcttaaggtgcgtgatatgtatgcttaaggtgcgtgagttgttgaaacttaaaatgcgacattttaaaaccttaggtgtgtggtttgtgttcttaaggttcGTGGTTTGtttacttaaggtgcgtggtttgtgtacttaggGTGCGCAGTGTATTCTCAACTGAAGGTGAACCATATAAAAACTTTagatgcgtgatttgtgttcttagcttaaggtgcgtggtttgtgtacttaaggtgcgccgttttaatgcttaaggtgagtaccgCACAACCGCAGGGGAAGATAtacccgcacctgaacccttcccaTGTTATCAATAtgtcattaaatatattatacttaGTAAGAAAGTTATATTTAATGATTGATTCTTAgctttgattttaaattttaaagtcaatatatagaaaaaaatgtcaatgtcaaacactccatatatatatatataaaggatcatgtgaaacaattgccttaggtgagaaatatgaTATAACTATATCTGTAGATTGAGTCcatcaagggtccaaattggagatttattttttataaaaaaaaatgcggtggcattattgtaattttttgtaagctaatttttttttgccttctagtgcacattgttatgacATCAGTGCATATTGTTCATTCTTCCAATGCAGATTGTtatgtcatacagtgcacattgttccttcttctagtgcacattgttatgccatacagtgcacattgttatgtcatacagagcacattgttatgcTTTCCAAAGCACAATGTTGTGCTTTCGTAGTGAATATTGTTTGCCTTAGAGTGCACATTGTCCATTCTTCCAAAGCACATTGGTGTGGCTtacaatgcacattgttgtgccttccagggcattttttaaaatattgtagatgacgaactttttttaaaagatcaattaatcttgatcactatttactaatttgagttgaatattatttgtttgtttatagtttatggtcgtttatgatttgtgttgaagatcctatattaaatttaattttttaataatcgtttcacatctttgtgcctctaGTGCGTatttttgccttctagtgcacattgttccttcttccagagcacattgttgtaccttacagtgcacattgttgaagtTCGTAGGTAACGAATTTTTTTTGATCTATCACTGAGATTCTTTCTCATTTCTCACCTGCGGCTTTCTTCTCACcttctctctcacacacacacacagacacacacacagttaaagttaaaaaaaatgattattcaAGAAATGACATGTTTAGCTATTTAATTTTGACTGTAGTATAGATTGAATCTCTAGTTATTCACAGTTAGATATAATTCATAGGTTCTTTGAAAATTGGTAGATTTGATTGTTAATATTAGGGTTTAGTTTAAAATCTTATGGATTAAACttgtcattttgttaataatattaagactAAATTCACCCTATGGATACTTGATAGACTAGATTAATTTATACTGCgtcaaaagattaaaagtgtCATAATTTAAAGGCTTGATAATAGTCTACATTATAAAATGTATcacaaataaatgaaataatatacaAACTAGTACTGGTagaacaataaattaaaagttgcCAAAATTTTAAGGTGGATGGTGAAATGGTATACAGTGAGAAGAAACTAACATATTATTGGTGTAAAGgtaataatatatcaatattgtGTGgagcataaataaaaagtacattatttgagtactacaagaacattattttatatactatccaataatatacattcaatatacaaatattcaaataacGTACTTTgggtatattaaaatgtaataattttttatgattcacACAACATTATGTGAATTATgtttcacataataatttgtcatGATATATTCGGATATTCCCAAGATTTTCTAGTGAACTTTTGTGGACGTACTGTGCCACCCGTACCCacacaagaaaaaaataagataaaataatgCCTCTTATGAGTTGTAGCAACTTTGGCTCATAAAAGGAGAGGCATATGTTGTCAAACAAAAAAGGGAGAGGCATATATGTAGCTTACAATTGGGCGCGTTTTCCTTCACGTGCATGTAAATGGAAACGTTAAGTATAAGTTTGTAGGTAGGGACGAGTGGACGGCTGACATTTCGTTTTCAAATCTTAAAACGTGCGTGTTTTGAATTAGTGGATTTTGATTTGGGAATCTATGGTAATGAATGATTGAAAGATGATTGATGGACCTGCGATGGATtcataatttgtatactttCTAAAAACTTGCTCAGGTTATCCGGTCGTTATTCCGGTAAGAGCAAAATTTTCTAAGCTctttctcaaatctcaatgaCAGGGTCGGTCCTGAGCACGGGCAGGATGGCGACCGCCCATGgcccatgcatatatatatatatatatatgggaagggttcaggtgcgggtatatcttcccgtgcggttgtgcggtactcaccttaagcattaaaacggcgcaccttaagctaagaaGACAAATCACGCATCTAAAGTTTTTATATGGTTCACCTTCAATTGAGAATACACTGCGCaccataaaaattatatatatatacatatgtatatatatatacatatgtatatatatatacatatgtatatatatatatatatgtatatatatatatatatatgtatatatatatatgtatatatatatatatatgtatatatatatatatatattttagtgttataattatattagaaaataaaaaattaagaatagatggAAGCCTAATCGATGTGAGATTGCAGGAAGTTCAGAATCgacgcttaattaaataatttagaaatagaatggGGGACACCTAATTATCTATTGGAATGGACACCATAACCCACTAATccattcgtcttcttcaataaattGTTTTCCCAATTAGATTAATCCTCTCATATTCGTCGACGATCaacgattgttcatttgtttgtcaCTTTGAGCCCCATTATCTGTTGTAATTTGTAAGTTttattctatttgtaatttgttctgtCTTTATTTCACTCTGCAACATTGCACACAGGCAACACAGCATACCTATAGggcattagggatttagggctataaatctataatcctctaatgagtaatgacgtaatgtaaatatgtaatgtttatttggataGTGGACTATGTTATTTCTGtaattctagaatatatatatatatatatatatatatatatatatataaaatttttgaattataattactgAGTTACTGAGTACTGTTTAATCCATTCTATTAACAGAGAAAgtcaaagaagaaaagaaaaaaaattatggttgTGGAGCTGTTTGTGATACAACTGAAAAAACTGAGGAGAAATTTTTATGGTGCGCAGTGTATTCTCAATTGAAGGTGAACCATATAAAAACTTTAGATGCGTGATTTGTCttcttagcttaaggtgcgtgatttgtatacttaaggtgcgccgttttaatgcttaaggtgagtaccgcacaaccgcacgggaagatatacccgcacctgaacccttcccaTGTTATCAATAtgtcattaaatatattatacttaATAAGAAAGTTATATTTAATGATTGATTCTTAgctttgattttaaattttaaagtcaatatatagaaaaaaatttcaatatcaaacactccacatatatatatatatatatatataggatttggatcCAGTGAGATCATCATATTTGCACGAGATTGTGAGAACAGATCCTAACCATTCTTTATTTATGCTCAAGGGTTCAGATTTATTTTGATTACATCTTAATTTAagctattatttttaaataatagggGGCTTTTAGTAATTTGGGTACCTAtgtgaattattatatttatgttttcccGAGATTTCCTTTGTTAGTTTCCTTGTACAATTCTTTCATTATTGgctttctctttcctttccGTCTATCTCCCTCCTacagtctctctctctccatgGACGGCTCCTTGTTCCGACGGTCAAAGAGGCGAAGGGCGTCATCTACTCATCTTCATATGGTGTGCAAGGTAAGTTTTTGGTTTCTCCCTGTTTTTTAGAATGGTTATgagttgtgtatttttattCGGTATTcttagggtttttttttcctattgtTTTCCGGCGTGTGTGTTTGTTGGGGTGAAGAAGTGGTGAAATCACCTCTGATGGAGTCAAATCTGGGCTCCACTAATGGTATGCCTGAAGCTTCTGAGGAGTCTCCTGCAACTTCCATTGATGTGAATGTAGTTCTAGAGGATGATAAGCATAAGCTTGAGCAGAGAATCTTGACTTTAGAAGGTTACTTGTACTTCTATTGGGTTTTTATTACTGCTGCctgtatatttttaatgattttctgGATCTTGATGGATGGTAATGTTCTATAGTCTTGCAGGGGAAATTGTGAATTTGAGACTAAAACAAAGATCTTTGGatgaaaaaagaagagaagCATTGAATAAGATAATAGACATCAAAGGTGAACTCAGTTTGATAATTGTGTGTTTTTAAATCCTTCCTGcttatatatttgatatctgAGTTGCTAAATGCCAATCATGGGAAATGTAGGCTGCATTAGGCTATTTTGTAGAGTTAGGCCATGTTTACCAACAGATAAGAGGAGATATCATCAACCCCTTTCAGTTGAATCAGAGAGGATTATGAAGTTACAATTCAGGTAAAATTTTGGGAATGATATATCAAACCAGTACACTACAAACATTTCTACCACTAAAAGCAATTCACAGTGcaagaaattttatttatttatttatttatttattttaaagtatGAATGAGAAGTCTACCAACTAGCAAAGTATGAATGAGGAGTGTGCGTGACCGTAGTCAAGTATGTGCCCGTCatggcttctttttttttttggtttcatgGTTTTCCTAGTTTGTGTTTGTGGATGTTCATTTGTTTGACTGTTGTGGTTGTGGGTTGGGTGTTGTCGTTGTATTTGTGCGGGGGTTGGCCagcattttaatttgttgttcttTTGAAAGTAGTTTTTGCCGTGTGTGCGTCAGAGGCAGTGAGTCTGTGCAGACACATGTATGTTAGTGTTTTGTGATTCTGTTCTTTCGATCTTTGCATTTTTGAAGTGTGTGTGTCTTAGACATGAGGTATGTGCGGGCGTAGTTCATTTGGGTATGACTGTTTGATATGCTCCAAATCCGCTTGTGGTCTTTGGCTAGTTTAGATGCGTGCATGGAAGGTATGGAGTGTGTGCGAAGAAACGTAATTTAAACCTTAATATTGCATTTTGAAGACGCTGTGTGCATTGCATTTTTTGAAGGTTTAATATTGGGTTGCCTGTGCATTTAACTTTGATGCGTATGTATTTATAGGAAATGAAGATGGCAGGATTCAAAATGTGGTTCAAGATAGTCCAAAGGAAAGCTGTCGGTGAGATTGGACTTGGGGACATCTTGAACTTGCATGTTGAGGATATTCCAAAGCGCATGGGGAGGTGTTTGCATGCCGTAGATAATTTCATGTTGAGCCTATACTTTTCAGATTAGATTTGGTCATATTATCTAATCGTTTTTTAGTTTGAatgttgagttttttttttacatagatGTAATAAATACATATTTACGCAGAgtctattaaatttatttattattagttatcttcgtttatttatttgattcgTCATATGCACTCACAAATGGGTGTACACGCACTTGCAACAGCTCCATATCTTTGTATTTTGGGATCGCACAGTGTAATGCACACATTTAAGACCAAGATTGCACACCTGCTCTTAGGCACAGTTATTACCATTTTACTTAACGTATCAAATTATGGACGAGTATTGGTTTGAGATTAAAAACTACGTACACAAAATGCTGACGCACTGCTAATGTACTACGTATTATTTTATGGTCGGTTATTCACTTGGGCAAATTGAACTACTATAACGTTTAATGCACACACGACGTTTATGTTATATGCACACTCAAATGGATGTTGTTGCCCCGAAAATGGTTGCCACTTAATTATTATTGACACGTGTTTAGAAAAATGCACACACAATTGTTTGATTACCACAtgctttttatttcatttttttcttttttcttgtttgattaCTACGTACATATTCCAGGttgtcattttaaaagttttgagcTGTTTTAAAAATAGTTATTGGTAGTGGGATGTGTGCGTTGGAGTTATTGGGTATGTGCGTGAATGAAATACACATTATTCTCATTGAAATGCACACTCTGTAAACCGCTTATGCACACACCTACATGTTGGGACAAATTAATATTGCCGCTCGTGGGGTGATTAGGTGGGTTTAGCTGCCGCTTAAAACAACCTATGCACTCGTTTACGTTCAGGTTACGCACACACCCACCGATGTGTCTGCACACGCCATGGAGAAGCTGAATATAATCTACCTAACGAATAgacaaaatttcattattctcattGAAATGCACACTCTGTAAACCGCTTATGCACACGATAGActacacacatgcacacacctTTGCCTAAAACCATAAATTTCATTATCAGAAAAGCACACACGCTAAACAAAATGCAAACTACTCCAATGTCAAACATTTACATTCAATATTTCGCTTATGATCAACAACGCTGAAACACACATTACCTAGAACTATGCACTCGATAGActacacacatgcacacacctTTGCCTTAAACATATCAGCATGTACAACTATACAACCCTCATGCAAAACCCTATttttaccattaatagaaatttgCACCATCAAGAAAACTACAATGCACGCTGCTTCTACACATTAAACGCAATATGATGCACCAACCATAACTAGGAAACGCACACACaatagaaaaaatgaaaaaaggatTCCGCACACGCCTACCAGGACTACGCACACGCTAGACTACCCACATGCACACACCGACGGAACCCATAACAATTTCGCAAAACTGCCATAACCAAATTCCCACAATCTTTCATTTCCCAACACTAAAAAATACCCCTTGGAAGCTACAACAATACAACACTCATGCAAAACCCTATTTTTAGCATTCATACTACTTTGCACGCTATAGAAATCTAAAATGCACACTGCTTCAGCAAAATGCACCCGCCATAATCAAACAACGCACACACCTGCGTAACCAAGTACATATTCCTAAAATTCGATTTACGTACCGGCAATGTTCGTTGCCATGGAAGACTCCTGGACAATTAGAACTAATTTTCTTCCTTTTATAACGAGTTGTGTGTAAAAACCAGACAAAAGATCCCAAAATAACTTGTACTGGTTTACCATGATTAGGATTTCTTAATATTTGGAAATTATTTTGCCTACAATTAATTTCTATCATAGATCCTAATCAAATTACAACTCTaaccttttctttttattttgtcctaatataattcatattttaatttcaatcctAACCATTCGTTCCAATTTTATAAATGGCTAAGATgggatctcatgatctcatcttATAAGGTGATCTCATTGGATCCagtccctatatatatatatatatatatatatatatatatatatatatatatatggagtgtTTGATATTGCAATcaatctcaatatatatatataaaggatcatgtgaaacaattgccttaggtgagaaatatggCCATCACTGTTATTAGCAATCTACTTTGCCAAATCTTCAATCTCTTAAACTTCATTGATTGATTGTAAGCCTCTGAGTCATAGATTCTTGGTTAGCCTAAAAACTTTATAGCTTCTCCAAAGATATGAAGAATTTATACTTGCACCAACAATATCTTGTCTCGTGGCCTTTGGAATTACTGCAAGAATTTTTCTGAAATCTCCACCAAACACCACCGTCTTACCATCAAAAGTCATATCATAACTATTAGGATTTTTCAAGCGCAACAAATCCCTCATTGTCATGTCAAGAGCTTCAAAGcaaatatgtatttctttatgGAGGTCCTGCTATCTCATGGAAATCAGTTAAACAAACACTGGTAGCTACCTCGTCAAACCACTCTGAAATCATTGCTTTGTACGAGACCTTAAAAGAATGTGAATGGTTGAAGTCGCTAATACATAATATTCAAGACACGTGTGGAATAATGAGTATTAGAAAGACCCTCACTGTCCTGTATGAGGACAATGCAGCATGTGTTGCACAAATGAGTAATGGATATGTTAAAGGTAATCTCACTAAACGTATCGCACCAAAATTCTTTTATCCACATGAGC includes:
- the LOC116002931 gene encoding kinesin-like protein KIN-14U — its product is MESNLGSTNGMPEASEESPATSIDVNVVLEDDKHKLEQRILTLEGEIVNLRLKQRSLDEKRREALNKIIDIKGNEDGRIQNVVQDSPKESCR